CAAGTCGCGCGAAGCATTCGATGTCACCGCATCTAAAAGATTAATCGTTTGAGTACCCGTTCCCCCCACTACCCCCGCTCTCACCAATTGAATCGCTCGAATATCCGCATTTTTGGTAATTCCTCCCGCTTTGAGCAAAGCACTACTCAGCGTCGGTAATTCAAAAAACTCATTGCCAATAGTTGTAATATCAGGAACGTTATTTAACTGCAAAGGTCCCGGACGCTGCACCTCTCCAGCCACATTCACCCTCACCGGCCGCAACTTGACTAAATCAACACTCACCACCGGATCTCTAACCCAAACTCCCAGACGAGCCGTTAAATCCTGAGCCACCTGCGCCGGGGTGCGTCCTGCAATGGGAACCAAACCCACCAACGGTAAGGCAATTGTCCCATCCGGCAACACGACCTTGCGACCTGTAAATTCTGAGTAATCAAAGACAATAATTTCAATTTGATCGCCAGGGCCTAACAGATAGCTGGTATCGAGCGGACTTGCGCCCACATCAGGCACGGCTTGCGCTCGCACTGGCCCAGAAAGGCTGGCAACTCCTGCAACACTCGCACCAAGAATCAGCAAAGAGGGTGCAATCCAGACAGGTATTGCTGAGGCGGTTAATAAACAACTGAGGCGTTTTAGCATGAAAACTTATCTATCCCAGTCTGGGAACGATGGATCGGATGAACTTTCAGAAGGAACGGTCACCTTTTTAATGGCGGCATCTTTGTATTTACCTTTGTGGTAAGCCTTGACGCGTTGAAAGGCTCCATCGGGTTCGCTACCCGCGCTGACACCGTTAACGACCAGACCTAAAACATTTTGTCCTGACTGAGCCAAGATTTCGCGGGCCCCGCCAGCGCTAGCCGTATCAATAATACCGGGACGAGTCACCAGCAACAGCCCATCGGTCATTTTCCCTAAAGCGAGGGCATCAGCAACCAGTAAAAACGGGGGGGTGTCGATGATAATGAACTCGTAGTTATCTCTGAATTCTTCTAAAAGCGAGGCCATCCGCTTGGAGTCAATCAGCGCTAGGGGATTGGGGGGTGTTGCGCCCGATGGCAAAACGTCGAGATTTTCCATTACCTCGCGCACGGCAATATTAAATTTAGCTTGATTGGCAATTACGTCGCTCAAGCCTGCCACATTGGTGAGGTTCCAGATTTGGTGCTGCGTAGAATGGCGCATATCGCCATCAATGAGCAAAACTCGCCGCCCTAATTGAGCGGTAGCCACGGCTAAGTTAGCCGCGACAGTTGATTTCCCTTCCTGGGAAACCGCGCTGGTGACAACAATGATTCTAATTTCGCGATCGGGACTAATAAATTTGAGATTGGCTTGTAAGGTGCGATAGGCTTCGCTAGTATAGGTGGTCGGTTGGTCGCGGGTGGGGAGCAGGGGAATTTCCCGACGAGAGCTAAAGCCTAGGAAGCCGAAGCGTTTTTTGGTGGCGGGAATCATCCCCAACAGGGTATAGCGGAATAGCATTCGCAATTCTTTGGCGGTTTTGATGGAGGGGTCCATCAATTCCAAGAGGAAGGCGGTGAGAACGTACAACATGCTACC
The sequence above is drawn from the Desertifilum tharense IPPAS B-1220 genome and encodes:
- a CDS encoding polysaccharide biosynthesis/export family protein, whose amino-acid sequence is MLKRLSCLLTASAIPVWIAPSLLILGASVAGVASLSGPVRAQAVPDVGASPLDTSYLLGPGDQIEIIVFDYSEFTGRKVVLPDGTIALPLVGLVPIAGRTPAQVAQDLTARLGVWVRDPVVSVDLVKLRPVRVNVAGEVQRPGPLQLNNVPDITTIGNEFFELPTLSSALLKAGGITKNADIRAIQLVRAGVVGGTGTQTINLLDAVTSNASRDLLLRDGDSIFVPRLNSDEEFDRRLIARSSIAPLTVRVRVVGEVKIPGEKAVPPGSSLSSAIAIAGGPTPDAKLNEVSFIRVQEDGRVEEQRLDLSTLTDNFQIEEGDVIVVPTTRTATRLNTANRLSGPASAVMQFIQLIRLLLGGN